Proteins from a single region of Candidatus Binatota bacterium:
- the miaA gene encoding tRNA (adenosine(37)-N6)-dimethylallyltransferase MiaA codes for MAAEADSGAAPPPGSDAVGLGLGLPDRVLLVTGPTAAGKTEIAIALAEELDAEIVSADSRQVYRYMDVGTAKPDAQQLSRVKHHLVDVVDPDQAYDLAAWRRAAIAALADIASRGRRAIVCGGTGLYLSRLLGGLDDAPAADDRLRTRLQAEEGASPGVLHERLRAEDPVAAERIHANDTLRLVRALERLAAAGDQQQPGGGPALPSRSLVLVVDRPREQLYALIDSRARAMVFGGLLDEILALRERGYTPDCRAFDSLGYRQAWACLEGKLEAGELEEQLARATRQYAKRQLTWLRNQLPGQWIDAERGDEFSDLARCFFEAG; via the coding sequence ATGGCTGCTGAAGCCGACAGCGGGGCAGCGCCGCCGCCTGGCTCCGACGCTGTCGGGCTCGGCCTGGGCCTGCCCGACCGCGTACTGCTGGTCACCGGACCGACGGCCGCTGGAAAGACCGAGATCGCCATTGCCCTGGCCGAAGAACTCGACGCCGAGATAGTCAGCGCCGATTCTCGGCAGGTGTACCGCTACATGGACGTTGGTACGGCGAAACCCGATGCCCAACAGTTGTCGAGGGTGAAACACCACCTGGTCGACGTTGTCGATCCCGACCAGGCCTACGATCTCGCCGCATGGCGGCGGGCGGCCATCGCCGCCTTGGCCGATATCGCTTCGCGGGGCCGTCGAGCCATAGTCTGTGGTGGTACCGGGCTGTACCTGTCGCGACTGCTGGGCGGACTCGATGACGCGCCGGCTGCCGACGATCGCCTGAGGACACGCCTGCAGGCCGAGGAAGGAGCGAGCCCCGGCGTGCTGCACGAGCGCTTGCGGGCCGAGGATCCCGTGGCTGCCGAGCGGATTCATGCGAACGACACGCTGCGCCTGGTGCGGGCCCTCGAGCGCCTGGCTGCGGCTGGCGATCAGCAACAACCCGGCGGTGGCCCGGCCCTGCCGTCTCGCTCGCTGGTACTGGTGGTCGACCGTCCCCGCGAGCAGCTCTACGCGCTGATTGACAGCCGGGCCCGGGCGATGGTTTTCGGCGGCCTCCTCGACGAAATCCTGGCCCTGCGTGAGCGAGGCTACACGCCCGATTGCCGGGCCTTTGATTCGCTGGGCTACCGCCAGGCCTGGGCCTGCCTGGAGGGTAAGCTGGAAGCCGGGGAGTTGGAAGAACAACTCGCCCGGGCGACTCGCCAGTACGCAAAGCGGCAACTGACCTGGCTGCGGAACCAGCTGCCCGGGCAGTGGATCGACGCCGAACGCGGCGACGAGTTTTCAGACCTGGCACGGTGTTTTTTTGAGGCCGGCTGA
- the pheA gene encoding prephenate dehydratase, which translates to MVGSSFNLARQSKLDGLRQKIGDVDLRIVELLAERARLASDIGKAKGDGAVVLDAAREQAVLAAARQANEGPLPGADVENVFREIISACRNLQKPATVAYLGPEGTFSHEAARRQFGSAASYEPVVTLGEVFASVENGRAEFGVVPVENTTEGAVTPTLDGLADSRLNILAELVLPVEQCLLASAATGNDIKRIVSHPQGLAQCRRYLAEHYPAVLREPVASTAAAARLAADEEGTAAIAGRLAANTYALEVVAASVQDDPSNVTRFLVVGDSPGPEVSGNCRTSLVVLVKDEVGVLERLLKSFASHGVNLSMLESRPLPSRPWEYSFFIDVSGHVADQAVAAALAEIEEIALSTRLLGSYPVAS; encoded by the coding sequence ATGGTGGGGAGCAGCTTTAACTTGGCCAGGCAATCAAAACTGGATGGTCTCAGACAGAAAATCGGCGATGTCGACCTGCGCATCGTTGAACTGCTGGCCGAGCGCGCGCGCCTGGCGAGCGACATAGGTAAGGCCAAGGGCGACGGTGCCGTCGTACTCGACGCCGCCAGGGAGCAAGCCGTGCTGGCCGCCGCGCGGCAGGCCAACGAGGGGCCCCTGCCCGGTGCCGACGTCGAAAACGTGTTCCGCGAAATAATATCGGCCTGTCGCAACCTGCAGAAACCTGCCACGGTGGCTTACCTGGGGCCGGAAGGAACTTTCTCGCACGAGGCTGCGCGTCGGCAGTTCGGCAGCGCGGCCAGTTACGAACCCGTGGTGACTCTTGGCGAGGTCTTCGCGTCGGTCGAGAACGGCCGCGCGGAGTTCGGCGTGGTGCCGGTAGAAAACACCACCGAGGGGGCAGTGACGCCTACTCTCGATGGCTTGGCAGACTCTCGCCTCAACATCCTGGCCGAACTGGTTCTGCCGGTCGAGCAGTGTCTGCTCGCGTCCGCGGCGACGGGCAACGACATAAAAAGAATCGTTTCTCACCCGCAAGGACTCGCGCAGTGTCGCCGCTACCTGGCCGAGCATTACCCGGCCGTGCTCCGCGAACCGGTGGCCAGCACGGCTGCGGCCGCGCGCCTGGCCGCCGACGAAGAAGGCACCGCTGCCATCGCGGGCCGCCTCGCGGCCAACACCTACGCGCTCGAAGTGGTGGCAGCATCGGTGCAGGACGATCCCTCGAACGTGACGCGCTTCCTCGTGGTTGGCGATTCGCCGGGGCCCGAGGTCTCGGGAAACTGCCGCACCTCGCTGGTGGTACTGGTCAAGGACGAGGTGGGCGTGCTCGAGCGCCTGCTCAAGTCCTTCGCCAGTCACGGCGTAAACCTTTCGATGCTTGAATCAAGGCCGCTGCCTTCGCGTCCATGGGAGTACAGTTTCTTCATCGATGTGTCGGGCCACGTGGCCGACCAGGCGGTAGCCGCGGCCCTGGCTGAGATAGAGGAAATCGCCTTGAGCACGAGACTGCTGGGCTCGTACCCGGTGGCCTCCTGA
- a CDS encoding histidinol-phosphate transaminase, giving the protein MKPPIPERIATLSPYQPGRPIEEVEREMGLSGTIKLASNENALGASPAALKAAAAALERVHRYPEGGAVLLRRALAERLGVSEDQLVFGNGSNEIIELAVRVFADGGREVVFSENAFMIYELVARAEGARPVAVPSRNFEHDLEALAAAVGPSTGVVFLANPNNPTGTVFGRDAWDKFLAAIPGNVVIAVDEAYREFVDLPDFPDAVADLGRHPGLLALRTFSKAYGLAGFRIGYGVGEASLVDAMERLRQPFNVNLPAQEAALAALDDDEHLRRSRELVDEGRAFYSALFDRLGLSFVPSHANFVLVAVGDGDAVTDALLKGGVIVRPMGGYGYPHMIRVTVGTDAENARFAEVLEDLLGGQEAEG; this is encoded by the coding sequence GTGAAGCCCCCCATACCTGAAAGAATAGCCACGCTGAGTCCTTACCAGCCCGGCCGCCCGATTGAAGAAGTGGAGCGCGAGATGGGGCTGAGCGGCACGATCAAGCTTGCGTCCAACGAAAACGCGCTGGGCGCGTCGCCGGCTGCGCTCAAGGCGGCCGCCGCGGCGCTCGAACGGGTGCACCGGTATCCGGAGGGTGGGGCTGTGTTGTTGCGGCGAGCGCTGGCCGAGCGCCTGGGCGTGTCTGAAGACCAGCTCGTGTTCGGCAACGGTTCTAACGAGATCATCGAGCTCGCTGTACGCGTGTTCGCCGACGGTGGTCGCGAGGTCGTGTTCAGCGAAAACGCCTTCATGATCTACGAGCTTGTGGCCCGCGCGGAGGGCGCCCGACCGGTGGCCGTGCCGTCGCGTAACTTCGAGCACGATCTGGAGGCCCTGGCCGCTGCCGTGGGTCCATCTACGGGAGTGGTTTTTCTTGCCAACCCCAACAACCCCACTGGGACTGTTTTCGGGCGTGACGCCTGGGATAAGTTCCTGGCCGCCATACCAGGCAATGTCGTCATAGCCGTGGACGAGGCTTACCGCGAGTTCGTGGACCTGCCCGATTTCCCCGACGCGGTCGCGGACCTGGGCCGGCATCCAGGCTTGCTGGCACTGCGCACTTTTTCCAAGGCTTACGGGCTCGCCGGTTTCAGGATTGGTTACGGAGTGGGCGAGGCCTCGCTGGTCGATGCCATGGAGCGTTTGCGGCAGCCCTTCAACGTAAACCTGCCTGCCCAGGAAGCGGCTCTGGCGGCGCTGGACGACGACGAGCACCTTCGCCGCTCGCGCGAACTGGTCGATGAGGGTCGCGCCTTTTACTCCGCCTTGTTCGACAGGCTGGGGCTGTCCTTCGTGCCGAGCCACGCCAACTTCGTATTGGTAGCGGTGGGTGACGGCGACGCCGTTACCGACGCCCTGCTCAAGGGCGGGGTGATCGTGCGTCCCATGGGAGGCTATGGTTACCCGCACATGATAAGAGTCACGGTGGGCACCGACGCTGAGAACGCGCGTTTCGCAGAAGTTCTCGAGGACCTGCTCGGCGGCCAGGAAGCAGAAGGGTGA
- a CDS encoding prephenate dehydrogenase/arogenate dehydrogenase family protein: MKTIAKRCVVVGTGLVGGSLAGALKRSGVVGRVCGVGRSRDNLSRALDKQLVDEVSTDLEAALVGADLVVLAAPVDTVLRLMDDVAAAMPAGCVVTDVSSVKVPVVERANSSELATLFVGGHPMAGSEKTGAAFADCDLFREKTVVLTPTASTTPETLGLVRSMWEATGARVVEMDSVLHDRLVASSSHLPQLVAWALAAGVSGIEPRTLFLKVVGNGFADTTRLADSDPSVWQGILDFNRESVLDAMDGFSASWAELRSAIEKSDGGGIEAVAARARSVRRNIGES, encoded by the coding sequence GTGAAGACAATAGCAAAACGCTGTGTCGTAGTAGGCACGGGGCTGGTCGGCGGATCGCTGGCCGGTGCCCTGAAGCGCTCTGGAGTAGTAGGGCGGGTCTGCGGAGTAGGTCGCAGTCGAGACAACCTGTCGCGTGCGCTCGACAAGCAACTCGTGGACGAGGTTTCTACCGATCTCGAGGCGGCGCTTGTCGGAGCAGACCTGGTCGTTCTCGCTGCTCCGGTGGATACGGTGCTGCGCTTGATGGACGACGTGGCCGCGGCCATGCCCGCCGGTTGTGTCGTGACCGATGTCAGTAGCGTGAAGGTGCCGGTAGTGGAGAGGGCCAACAGTAGCGAGCTGGCAACCCTGTTCGTGGGCGGTCACCCGATGGCGGGAAGCGAAAAGACGGGCGCAGCGTTTGCCGACTGTGATCTCTTCAGGGAAAAGACCGTGGTGCTGACGCCCACCGCTTCGACCACGCCGGAAACACTGGGCCTGGTCCGCTCGATGTGGGAGGCCACGGGGGCGAGGGTCGTGGAGATGGATTCGGTGCTGCACGACCGCCTGGTGGCTTCGTCGAGTCACCTGCCGCAACTCGTTGCCTGGGCCCTGGCCGCGGGTGTCAGTGGAATCGAACCGCGGACGCTTTTCTTGAAGGTGGTGGGCAACGGTTTTGCCGACACCACCCGGCTTGCCGACAGCGATCCATCGGTGTGGCAGGGCATCCTCGATTTCAACAGGGAGTCCGTACTCGACGCGATGGACGGGTTTTCTGCCTCGTGGGCTGAGCTGCGCTCGGCGATCGAAAAAAGCGACGGCGGAGGGATCGAGGCCGTGGCCGCCCGCGCCCGGTCGGTGCGCCGGAATATAGGAGAGAGCTGA
- the aroA gene encoding 3-phosphoshikimate 1-carboxyvinyltransferase has product MSAGLVVRPAAGPLAGTVIPPGDKSIAHRAILFNAAAEGESRVEGIPGSEDLASTLRAVSAFGVEVKREGDGIARLRGRAMAFSEAPGPIDCGNSGTTSRLLAGLLAGQDFETVLTGDASLSRRPMRRVVDPLAGFGASLTAADGCLPLVIRGTQLVPATCRLPVASAQVKTAVLLAAMQATGESTVTEPSLSRDHSEIMLAAMGVDLGRDFGGSGGQGLVADPFVVPPGGEHAVSLSGPRVPTSLDLRVCGDISSAAFFVVAAVLVPGSVLRLQGVCLNPTRTGFLRVLRSMGADIEAVVEGESAGECYGTLTVRSSGLVGVDLAEEEVPFTIDELPVLAVAAAHADGVTRIRGAAELRIKEGDRVRAVCVMLSALGIKVAEHDDGMDIYGGTIRGGVEVDPAGDHRIAMSAAVAALAAEQAVTVLDPRVADVSFPGFFKELERVSSS; this is encoded by the coding sequence GTGTCGGCCGGGCTCGTCGTGCGCCCCGCCGCCGGCCCGCTCGCCGGGACGGTAATTCCTCCCGGCGATAAGTCTATCGCCCACCGCGCCATACTTTTCAACGCTGCGGCCGAGGGCGAATCGCGGGTCGAGGGTATTCCCGGTTCCGAGGACCTCGCCTCGACACTGCGAGCCGTGAGCGCCTTCGGCGTGGAGGTCAAGCGTGAAGGGGACGGCATTGCCAGGCTGCGTGGAAGAGCCATGGCCTTCAGCGAAGCCCCTGGACCGATCGACTGTGGCAACTCCGGTACCACCAGCCGCTTGCTGGCCGGACTGCTGGCGGGGCAGGACTTCGAGACCGTACTCACGGGCGACGCTTCGCTGAGCCGACGCCCCATGCGACGGGTCGTAGACCCACTCGCCGGGTTTGGTGCGTCGTTAACGGCTGCAGACGGTTGCCTGCCGTTGGTCATACGCGGTACGCAGCTGGTGCCGGCCACGTGCCGACTTCCGGTGGCCAGCGCACAGGTCAAGACGGCGGTACTGCTTGCGGCGATGCAGGCCACCGGCGAGAGCACCGTAACCGAGCCCTCGCTTTCACGCGACCACAGCGAGATCATGCTCGCTGCGATGGGGGTCGACCTCGGGCGGGATTTTGGCGGCTCGGGTGGTCAGGGGCTGGTCGCCGATCCTTTCGTTGTTCCTCCAGGCGGTGAGCACGCTGTCTCGCTCAGTGGTCCTCGAGTGCCGACTTCCCTCGACCTGCGGGTGTGCGGGGATATATCTTCGGCTGCCTTTTTTGTAGTGGCGGCTGTTCTCGTGCCGGGCTCCGTGCTGCGTTTGCAGGGGGTCTGCCTGAACCCTACGCGCACAGGTTTTCTTCGCGTACTGCGGAGCATGGGCGCTGACATCGAAGCGGTGGTGGAGGGGGAATCCGCGGGCGAGTGCTACGGGACGTTGACGGTGCGTTCTTCAGGCCTCGTGGGCGTAGACCTGGCCGAAGAAGAAGTGCCGTTCACGATAGACGAGCTACCCGTGTTGGCGGTGGCTGCTGCCCACGCCGACGGTGTGACCCGCATAAGGGGTGCCGCCGAACTCAGGATCAAGGAAGGTGATCGCGTGCGCGCGGTATGTGTAATGTTGTCGGCCCTGGGCATCAAGGTAGCCGAGCACGATGACGGAATGGATATCTACGGCGGCACTATACGCGGTGGCGTGGAAGTCGATCCAGCCGGTGACCACAGGATCGCGATGTCGGCGGCGGTGGCGGCACTGGCTGCCGAGCAGGCCGTCACGGTACTCGATCCACGGGTGGCGGACGTATCTTTTCCCGGGTTTTTCAAAGAGCTCGAAAGGGTCTCGTCGTCATGA
- a CDS encoding (d)CMP kinase, with product MSDCFVVAIDGPAGAGKSTTAKAVAEKLGFACLDSGALYRAVALLLVEAGADPSDERAVEPLLAGARISQSADGEQTFLNDRNVTSLLRSARVSDAASRSSALPAVRSALIELQRAAATGEGLVVEGRDMGTVVFPRAALKVFLDADEDERARRRGLELGLSGAAKLEKLGAEMAERDHRDRSRKVAPLRPAEDSMVLDTTSLSLQEVIDAVVIEVLSRKKYAK from the coding sequence ATGAGCGATTGTTTCGTGGTGGCCATTGATGGTCCGGCCGGGGCTGGCAAGTCGACAACGGCCAAGGCTGTGGCCGAAAAACTGGGGTTTGCCTGTCTGGATTCGGGCGCGCTCTACAGGGCGGTGGCTCTCCTGCTCGTGGAGGCCGGCGCCGACCCCTCAGACGAACGGGCGGTTGAGCCGCTGTTGGCAGGTGCCAGGATTTCACAATCCGCCGATGGCGAGCAGACATTTCTCAACGATCGGAATGTTACTTCGTTGCTGCGCAGCGCGCGGGTGAGTGACGCGGCTTCGCGTTCCTCGGCATTGCCCGCCGTGAGATCGGCGCTTATCGAGCTACAGCGGGCCGCGGCAACGGGCGAGGGCCTGGTGGTAGAAGGACGGGACATGGGCACCGTGGTTTTTCCGAGGGCAGCCCTGAAGGTGTTCCTGGACGCCGACGAGGATGAACGGGCCCGCAGGCGTGGGCTGGAGCTTGGCCTCAGCGGCGCGGCAAAACTGGAAAAGCTGGGCGCTGAAATGGCCGAAAGGGACCATCGCGATCGTAGTCGAAAGGTCGCTCCGCTGCGGCCTGCCGAGGATTCTATGGTGCTTGATACGACCAGTTTATCCTTGCAGGAAGTCATCGATGCAGTGGTCATCGAGGTCCTTTCTCGAAAAAAATACGCCAAGTAG
- a CDS encoding 30S ribosomal protein S1 produces the protein MLEEKAGDHNGKQEGMESFSDLFEASVGAVGIETGEIVSGTVVSVDTATVTVDVGYKSEGMIPVGEFRSPQGETSVAEGDSIEVLVVSTGSAGGGLVLSFRRAKEAIIWKNIEEAFNSETPIEGTVIGKVKGGLSVDLGVTAFLPGSHIEIRPPRGLDRYVGETQEYAILKFNRARGNVVVSRKVLLEKERNVQMDKTLAVLDEGVVLEGVVKNVTDYGAFVDVGGLDGLLHVTDMSYGRITSPSERVKPGDVIKVVVLKFDAEARRVSLGMKQLQEDPWDTITDRLFPGSRLRGKVVSIVDYGAFVEVEEGIEGLVHVSEMSWTTRVTHPSKVVSVSDEVEVVVLGIDQSNRRVSLGMKQATSNPWEQLPIDYPVGTQLSGTVTSVTDFGFFVNVADGIDGLVHVSDMHWTKRVSHPSEVVDKGSSVEVMVLSIDVPNERLSLGLKQVSEDPWNNMDHRYPVGCTVQGKVTNVTDFGAFVEIEEGVEGMVHVSELSTERVEDPREFIKVGEVVSAQVLGLDRKEKKISLSLKSAVQEGAGQKQEAASGVDMGSTGSAFNLGAMLSEQLQRDEPADEASAEPGEKEAAVEEVTAEAAAVEEVAEEVTAEAAAVEEVAEEVTAEAAAVEEVAEEVTAEAAAVEEVDIASESSEEKLIDSAGDRSGEELQTTTEENDAGDEEN, from the coding sequence ATGCTTGAGGAGAAGGCCGGAGACCACAACGGTAAACAGGAGGGAATGGAGAGCTTCAGCGACCTGTTCGAAGCTTCAGTAGGTGCGGTTGGTATCGAAACTGGCGAGATCGTCAGCGGAACCGTAGTTTCAGTCGATACCGCGACGGTGACTGTAGATGTTGGCTACAAGTCCGAAGGTATGATTCCGGTCGGCGAGTTCAGATCGCCGCAGGGGGAAACCAGCGTGGCAGAGGGCGACAGCATAGAAGTGCTGGTGGTCTCAACGGGCAGCGCCGGGGGCGGGTTGGTCCTTTCGTTCCGACGCGCAAAAGAAGCCATCATCTGGAAGAACATCGAGGAAGCCTTCAACAGCGAGACCCCGATCGAGGGTACCGTGATCGGCAAGGTTAAGGGTGGCCTGTCGGTAGACCTGGGCGTTACCGCTTTTCTTCCTGGCTCGCATATAGAGATTCGACCGCCTCGTGGCTTGGACCGTTACGTCGGCGAAACCCAGGAATACGCCATACTCAAGTTCAATCGCGCGCGTGGCAACGTGGTCGTTTCGCGCAAGGTGCTTCTCGAGAAAGAACGGAACGTCCAGATGGACAAGACTCTTGCCGTTCTCGACGAGGGAGTCGTGCTCGAGGGTGTCGTAAAGAACGTGACCGACTACGGCGCGTTTGTTGACGTTGGTGGCCTCGACGGCCTGCTCCACGTCACCGACATGTCTTACGGCCGTATAACTTCGCCTTCAGAGCGGGTAAAGCCGGGCGACGTCATAAAGGTTGTCGTTCTCAAGTTTGACGCCGAGGCGCGTCGAGTTTCACTCGGCATGAAGCAGTTGCAGGAAGACCCCTGGGACACGATCACCGATCGCTTATTTCCCGGCAGCCGGCTGCGAGGCAAGGTTGTGAGTATTGTCGACTACGGTGCCTTCGTGGAAGTCGAAGAAGGCATCGAGGGCCTGGTTCACGTTTCCGAAATGTCGTGGACCACGAGGGTGACGCATCCGTCGAAGGTGGTGTCGGTCAGCGATGAAGTTGAAGTCGTAGTTCTCGGTATCGACCAATCCAACCGCAGGGTGTCGCTGGGTATGAAGCAGGCTACGTCCAACCCCTGGGAACAATTGCCGATCGATTACCCGGTGGGGACCCAGTTGTCGGGTACTGTTACCAGCGTGACCGACTTTGGTTTCTTTGTGAACGTCGCCGACGGTATCGACGGGCTGGTGCACGTTTCCGATATGCACTGGACCAAGCGGGTCAGTCATCCATCGGAGGTAGTGGACAAGGGATCATCGGTGGAGGTCATGGTGCTGTCGATCGATGTGCCCAACGAACGTTTGTCCCTCGGCCTGAAGCAGGTGTCCGAAGATCCGTGGAACAACATGGATCACCGCTACCCGGTGGGTTGTACGGTGCAGGGTAAGGTGACCAACGTCACCGACTTTGGTGCCTTCGTCGAGATAGAGGAAGGCGTGGAAGGAATGGTGCACGTGTCCGAGCTCTCGACCGAACGGGTCGAAGACCCGAGAGAGTTCATCAAGGTGGGCGAGGTTGTTTCTGCCCAGGTGCTTGGTCTCGATCGCAAGGAAAAGAAAATTTCGCTGAGCCTGAAATCGGCCGTACAGGAAGGTGCCGGGCAGAAGCAGGAGGCTGCGTCGGGCGTGGACATGGGGTCTACCGGGTCGGCTTTCAACCTCGGCGCGATGCTGAGCGAGCAGCTCCAACGTGACGAGCCGGCAGACGAAGCCAGTGCTGAGCCTGGTGAAAAGGAAGCGGCGGTCGAAGAAGTGACAGCGGAAGCGGCGGCGGTCGAAGAAGTTGCCGAAGAAGTGACAGCGGAAGCGGCAGCGGTCGAAGAAGTTGCTGAAGAAGTGACAGCGGAAGCGGCAGCAGTCGAAGAAGTCGCCGAAGAAGTGACAGCGGAAGCGGCAGCGGTCGAGGAAGTCGACATTGCGTCGGAAAGCTCCGAAGAAAAACTTATCGATAGCGCTGGTGACCGCAGTGGCGAGGAGCTACAAACTACTACGGAAGAAAATGACGCGGGTGATGAGGAAAATTGA
- a CDS encoding integration host factor subunit beta gives MTKRDLIEEIANRYPAYSRRDAEIIVNTIFESMTEALCNGDRIEIRGFGSFVVRHRDAREGRNPKTGDIVAVSAKKVPFFKVGKELKLRIGCGFVDGSLSSERQAAESLGAELDSGSGFPAV, from the coding sequence ATGACTAAACGAGACCTGATCGAAGAGATTGCAAACAGGTACCCTGCCTATTCCAGGCGGGATGCCGAGATAATCGTAAATACAATTTTTGAGAGCATGACCGAAGCCTTGTGTAATGGAGATCGAATAGAAATCCGCGGTTTCGGCAGTTTTGTGGTCCGTCACCGCGATGCCCGCGAAGGACGGAACCCCAAGACCGGCGACATCGTCGCGGTGTCGGCCAAGAAAGTGCCGTTTTTTAAGGTGGGTAAAGAACTTAAGCTGCGCATAGGCTGCGGCTTCGTTGACGGCTCTCTGAGCAGTGAACGGCAGGCGGCTGAGTCGCTGGGCGCCGAACTCGACTCCGGGTCCGGCTTTCCCGCCGTCTGA
- a CDS encoding HIT domain-containing protein, which yields MRVLWAPWRLAYVEKDERGDGCIFCDKPRLEGDGERRESLVLYSDEHASVIMNRYPYANAHLMVAPREHTADFARLPVDAAASLSSVLQKAVAVLDKAYSPQGFNVGLNLGRSAGAGIDGHMHWHVVPRWEGDTNFMPMLADCRVLPEHLDEAYERLLPLFATGV from the coding sequence GTGAGAGTACTCTGGGCTCCTTGGCGCCTGGCGTACGTCGAGAAGGACGAGCGCGGGGACGGTTGCATATTCTGTGACAAGCCGCGGCTTGAGGGCGACGGCGAGCGCAGGGAAAGTCTCGTACTGTACAGCGACGAGCACGCGAGCGTCATAATGAACCGCTACCCCTACGCGAACGCCCACCTTATGGTGGCGCCGCGCGAGCACACAGCCGACTTCGCGAGACTTCCGGTGGATGCCGCGGCGTCCCTCAGCTCGGTGTTGCAGAAGGCAGTTGCAGTTCTCGACAAGGCGTACTCTCCCCAGGGCTTCAACGTGGGCCTCAACCTCGGCCGCTCGGCCGGTGCGGGGATAGATGGCCACATGCACTGGCACGTAGTACCGCGCTGGGAAGGCGACACCAACTTCATGCCCATGCTCGCCGATTGCCGGGTGTTGCCCGAGCATTTAGACGAGGCCTACGAACGCTTGCTGCCGTTGTTCGCTACCGGTGTTTGA
- a CDS encoding LapA family protein: MKILRTVFYSVLFLAAVMIATSNSEVVQVVYLPALPFLPRPDGAAVGMPLFAVILGSILIGVLVGGLGALLENTRARVRVRSLERELDRVSSRTNGGQVSRVRGSADLDPDDDEEAY; the protein is encoded by the coding sequence GTGAAAATACTCAGGACAGTTTTTTACAGCGTGCTTTTCCTCGCGGCGGTGATGATAGCAACTTCGAACTCCGAGGTGGTACAGGTGGTCTACTTGCCTGCTCTGCCGTTTTTGCCTCGCCCGGATGGGGCTGCGGTGGGCATGCCGCTTTTTGCCGTCATCCTGGGTTCGATTCTCATCGGCGTGTTGGTCGGGGGGCTGGGCGCGCTGCTCGAAAACACGCGCGCGCGGGTCAGGGTGCGTTCGCTTGAGAGGGAGCTGGATCGGGTCTCGTCTCGCACCAATGGCGGCCAGGTTTCCCGTGTTCGTGGCAGCGCTGACCTTGATCCAGACGACGACGAAGAGGCTTACTGA